A stretch of Acidovorax sp. DW039 DNA encodes these proteins:
- a CDS encoding BON domain-containing protein, with protein sequence MEHLLSMAVHPIASVLRECPMVNMVESRRLSYALLGLLTVVSIQGCKQSGTVSMTPTDSSPSDYLEDSVLKSRVRVALSLSPLQRSEISIQVHNGVVLLSGMVTDKTQRDLAVLVAQNVQGVEKVDDFTFSARSPSTVPRAQLATRFDMTLPGSEHAGQQPVEWRGFQSDLRGIHRVP encoded by the coding sequence ATGGAACATCTGCTCTCAATGGCCGTCCATCCGATAGCCAGCGTCTTGAGGGAATGTCCTATGGTCAATATGGTCGAAAGCCGCCGACTCTCCTATGCTCTTCTGGGCTTGCTAACTGTGGTGTCGATACAAGGCTGTAAACAGTCCGGCACAGTCAGCATGACGCCTACAGACTCCTCTCCTAGTGACTACTTAGAAGATAGTGTGCTCAAGTCTCGTGTGCGTGTCGCGCTAAGCCTATCACCTTTGCAGCGCAGTGAAATTAGCATTCAAGTTCACAACGGGGTGGTGCTGCTCAGCGGCATGGTGACTGATAAGACTCAGCGAGACTTGGCAGTGTTGGTTGCTCAGAACGTACAGGGTGTGGAAAAAGTCGATGACTTCACGTTTTCAGCGCGATCGCCGTCAACAGTACCCAGAGCTCAACTAGCCACCAGATTTGATATGACTCTTCCTGGGAGCGAGCACGCAGGTCAGCAGCCCGTCGAATGGCGCGGCTTCCAATCTGATCTCCGTGGCATACATCGCGTACCTTGA
- a CDS encoding IS1595 family transposase yields MRQQQMTRLIHSLPQLTYHQRQQLASCLQALMNRSQTSAVIEAHASEGRACPHCASSRLVKNGSANGLQRFKCRQCKRTFNALTGTPLARLHLRDKWVGQAQALGEGLSLNQVAQRLGVAQSTAFRWRHRFLACPKTLQARQLLGIAEADESYFLVSCKGERGLLRHPRRRGGKALAGCKGSEYTPVLMARDRAGATANFILQTHQAVSVQTALHPLLPPDTILCTDGSVTLASAARALGVQHQAVNVSKGQRVKGPWHVQNVNAYVSRLRAWMQRFKGVATKYLDSYLGWFRMLERSGPMRMQPALVLDAAMGNQSVTSIR; encoded by the coding sequence ATGCGACAGCAACAGATGACGCGCTTGATCCACAGCCTGCCCCAGCTGACGTACCACCAGCGCCAGCAACTGGCAAGCTGCCTGCAGGCGCTGATGAATCGAAGCCAAACCAGTGCCGTCATTGAGGCGCACGCCAGCGAGGGCCGGGCTTGCCCACACTGCGCCAGCTCCCGGCTCGTCAAGAACGGCTCGGCCAATGGGTTGCAACGCTTCAAGTGCCGACAGTGCAAGCGCACCTTCAACGCCCTGACAGGCACACCACTGGCACGGCTGCATCTGCGGGACAAGTGGGTGGGCCAGGCACAGGCCCTGGGCGAAGGACTCTCGCTCAACCAGGTGGCTCAGCGATTGGGTGTGGCGCAAAGCACCGCCTTTCGCTGGCGCCACCGCTTCCTGGCCTGCCCCAAGACTCTGCAGGCACGCCAACTTCTGGGCATCGCCGAGGCTGATGAGTCCTACTTCCTGGTCTCCTGCAAGGGAGAAAGGGGACTGCTGCGCCACCCTCGCAGGCGGGGCGGCAAAGCGCTGGCTGGCTGCAAGGGCTCGGAGTACACCCCGGTGTTGATGGCGCGAGACAGAGCTGGAGCCACGGCAAACTTCATCCTGCAGACCCACCAGGCGGTGAGCGTACAAACTGCACTGCACCCCTTGCTACCACCAGACACCATCCTGTGCACCGATGGCAGCGTCACGCTGGCCAGCGCTGCGCGGGCTCTGGGAGTGCAGCATCAGGCGGTGAACGTGAGCAAAGGCCAACGGGTAAAAGGGCCCTGGCATGTGCAGAACGTCAATGCCTATGTCAGCAGGCTGCGCGCCTGGATGCAGCGCTTCAAGGGTGTTGCCACGAAGTACCTTGATTCGTATCTGGGCTGGTTCAGGATGCTGGAGCGATCAGGCCCCATGAGGATGCAACCTGCGCTGGTGCTGGATGCCGCTATGGGAAATCAAAGTGTCACTAGCATTCGCTAG